The following proteins come from a genomic window of Finegoldia magna ATCC 29328:
- a CDS encoding energy-coupling factor transporter transmembrane component T, whose translation MIRIDFRAKLFLMMVISFIMTIGNIQSLNPIYYVLICMLPTFLLFLSGHIKSGIKSIILFIILNIIEINIRELNDSIILSLIHIVIIIIKRVFAPMVMGNYIILTTSVGEAICSLKKVKCPDQIAIPVAVMVRYFYATRIEYRQIKQAIYLRGISFRKFLKNPILLIEYSIIPLLMTLSNSADELTVASLTKGLAVNQNRSNIREAKLTFADYLIFFVSILVLFFYIRGRKYA comes from the coding sequence ATGATAAGGATAGATTTTAGAGCAAAATTATTTTTAATGATGGTTATTTCTTTTATTATGACAATTGGAAATATTCAAAGCCTAAATCCTATATATTATGTATTAATATGTATGCTCCCTACTTTTTTATTATTTTTATCTGGACATATAAAATCCGGGATTAAATCAATCATACTTTTTATAATATTGAATATTATAGAAATTAATATTAGGGAATTAAATGATTCTATAATATTATCACTTATACACATAGTTATAATTATAATAAAAAGAGTTTTTGCACCTATGGTTATGGGAAATTATATAATTTTAACGACTAGTGTAGGAGAAGCAATTTGTTCATTAAAAAAGGTGAAGTGTCCTGATCAGATAGCCATTCCTGTTGCGGTTATGGTTAGATATTTTTATGCAACAAGAATTGAGTATAGACAAATAAAACAAGCTATTTATTTGAGGGGTATAAGTTTTAGGAAATTTTTAAAGAATCCTATTTTATTAATTGAATATAGTATAATCCCACTATTGATGACCCTATCAAATTCTGCTGATGAATTGACAGTAGCTTCATTAACTAAGGGTCTTGCTGTCAATCAAAATAGATCAAATATTAGAGAAGCAAAGTTAACATTTGCTGACTATTTAATTTTTTTTGTTTCTATTTTAGTTTTATTTTTTTATATAAGAGGTAGAAAATATGCTTAA